The sequence below is a genomic window from bacterium.
CGAAGCAGCGATCCGGGGCCCGGCTCGACCGCCCAGACGATCTTCGCCTCCGGCCACGTCCGCCGCAGCAGCCGGACCGCGGGGAGCGTGCGCACGACGTCCCCCACGGCGCCGAAGCGCAGGACGAGAATCGAGCGGGGCGAAACTTCGCGGGACGTGGCAGGCATGCGCGGCGAAAGGTCCTCCGTGGCATTATTCCCGACAAAAGGCGACGGCGAAAGACGGTCGGCCCGGCCGCGGCGCCTGAGGAGGGTTTTTCATGCCGGTTGAACCGTGGTTCCTCGAACTGCTGGCCTGCCCGGTCTGCCGCGGCAAGCTGGTCGAGGCGGCCGACGAGGACGGGCTGGTCTGCGCGGCGTGCCGCGTGCTCTATCCGATCGTGGACGAGGTGCCGCAGCTCCTTCCGGAGTCGGGCCGCCCGCTGGACGGCGCCGACGACCGCCGGCCGTGAGCGGGGACGCGATGGACGAGCGGGTGGTCGCGCGCTTCGCCGGGAAGAAGGTCCTCGTCGTCGGGGACGTGATCCTCGACCGCTACGTCAAAGGCTCGGTGGACCGGATCAGCCCCGAGGCGCCGGTCCCGGTCGTGCGGATCCGCGGGGAGGAACACCGCCCCGGCGGCGCGGCGAACGTCGCCGCGAACCTCGCCGCGCTCGGCGCCGCCGCGCGGCTCGTCTCGGTCGTCGGCGAGGACGCCGGCGCGGCGCGCCTCGCGTCGCTGGCCCGCTCGCTCGGCATCGACGACGCCGGGCTGCTCGCGTCGCCGGGCCGCCCGACGACGGTCAAGACGCGCGTCGTCGCGCATCATCAGCAGGTCGTGCGGCTCGACCAGGAAGACGACCGCCCGATCGGCGAGGCCGCCGCGGCCCGCGCCCTCGGCGCGGCGCTCGCGGGACTGGACGGCGCCGACGCGCTGATCGTCTCCGACTACGCCAAAGGGCTTCTGGTGCCGGAACTGCTCGCGCCGCTCTTGGAGACGGCGCGGGCGAAGGGCGTGCCGGTCGTCGTCGATCCGAAGGCGCGCGACTTCTCGATTTACCAGCCGGCGACGGTCCTCACGCCGAACCTGCTCGAGGCGAGCCGCGCCGCGGGGCGCGACGCGCGCGGCGACGGCGACGTGTCGCTGATCGCCGAGGAACTGCTCGCCGCGCTGCGGATCGACGCGCTCCTCGTGACGCTGGGCGAGGCGGGGATGCTCCTGCTGCCCCGGTCCGCCCCGGCGGTGCGGATCCCGGCGCAGGCGCGCGAGGTCTACGACGTCACCGGCGCGGGGGACACGGTCGTGGCCGTGCTGGGCGCGGGCCTCGCCGCCGGCCTGCCTCTCGAGGACGCCGCCCGCTGGGCCAACGCCGCGGCGGCGGTCGCGGTCGGCCGGCTGGGGACCGCGGCGGTCTCGGCGGCGGAGCTGGCCGCTTTCGGACGAGGAATCTGACAACTTCGGACCGCGCCCGGACCGGCCGGTGCGCGGGGCGCCCGGCCGCGGGCGCCGACGAAACAGGGGGGCGCGAGGCGGGCGGGGATGGAACGCCCGAAGCGCGCGGCGTTCGGGGGGATTTGACCCTCAAGGGGGGTGGTCGCGGATAGGCCGGAGGCTCTAAATTTGGAGCCTCGGACGAGCCCCCTGTCCGCAGGCGAGCCGCGAATGAACGTTCTTGGCATGGTCGAAGGTACTCCGCAGGTTCCGGCCGAAGGCCGCCTCGAGGGCGTGTCCCTTCCCGAACTGCTGTGGGATCTCTGCTGCGTCCGGCACACCGGAGCGCTGCTGATCGAGCGGCAAGGGACCCGCAAGGTGCTCTACTTCCGCGACGGGCGGATCGTCTTCGCCGCGTCCACCGATCCGGAGGACCGGCTCGGCGCGTTCCTCTTCCGGCGCGGCGAAGTGGCGCTGGCCCCGCTGCTCGAGGCGGGGGGCGAGGTCGCGCGCGGCCGCCGCTTGGGGCAGATCCTCGTCGCCAAGGGGCTGATGGACGCGGACCAACTCGTCCGCGCCGTCCTCGACCACGTCCGCGAAATCATCCTCTCCATCTTCCCTTGGTCCGCGGGCCGCTGGCGCCTTTCGCGCGCCTCGCTGCCGGCCGACGAGTCGATCACGCTCGACGTGCCGACCGAAGAGCTGCTGCTCTCCGGCGTGCGCCGCGTCCGCGACGGGGGGCGCGTGCGCCGCGCGGTCGGCGGGCCGCGCGCCGTCTACCGCGCCGTCTTCGGCGCGCCGATCGAGGTCGCGGGGCTCGGCACGACCGAGCGCTCGATCCTCGACGAACTGCGCCGGCCGCTGCGCGTCGATCGTCTCTGCCGCGAGGTCTTCGCCCCGTCGGAGGTCGTCTTCCGCTCGCTCTGGGCGCTGGCGATCCTCGGGCTCGTCGAGCGGATCGAGCCCGAAGGGACGTTCGAACGGCGGGTCGGCGAGGAAGAGGCGACCGAAGGGTTCCTCGAGGCGCGCGGCGGCGCGCCGGAACTGCTGCTCGAACTGGGCGACCGGCGCTTCACCGGCGCGGTGCGCCTGCATCGCCGCGGCGTCGAAGGGGTGCTGTTCCTCAAGGAAGGCCTCGTAGACTTCGCGCGGATCTCCGACAGCGAGCTGAGCCTCGCGGCGCACCTGCTGCGGCGCGGCGTGATCTCCGACCAGGACCGCGACGAGGCGGCGCGGCGGCTGGTCAGCGGCAAGCGGATCGGCGCGCTGCTGGCCGAGCAGGGGGCGCTGGACTACCAGGACCTCAAGCGGTTCGTGCGCGAGCAGGTGCTCGAGGTCGTGAAGAAGCTCGCCCTGTGGAGCGAAGGGGAATACGAACTGACCGAGGGGGAGACGGTAGACGAGTCGATCACCCTCGGCCGGAGCGCCGAAGACGTCGTGATGGGGGCGTACGAATCGCTCGACGCCTGCGAGCGGATCTGGCGCGAGCTCGGGCCGCTGGGGACGGTCTACCGGCTGCGCGGCGAATACCTGCAGCGGCTCGACCGGATGACCCTGCGCCCCGGCGTGTGGGAAATCGTCTCGATGCTCTCCGAGGAGAAGACGGTCGGCGAGCTGCTCGAGGCGCGCCCGGAACCGGACTTCGACGTCTGCCGCTGGCTGTGCGGACTGGTGCGGGTGCGGGTCGTGGAGCGGGTGTCGGCCCGCGCCGATGGGCTCGCCGCGCCGTGGTCCAACGCCGAGGCCGAGATGGCGGCCCCCGAGGCGGCGGCGCCGGAAGCGCCCCCCGTCGGCGCCACCGCGGCCGAGATCGCGCCCGAGCTGTTCAAGACCGGCGGCATTGCCGTCGGCGCCGGACTGGCCGCCGCGGGCGGCGCGGCCCTCGCCGCGGGCGCGTCGCCGGCCCTGACGACGCAGCCGCAGCCGATCGCCCCCGAGCCCGCGGCGCCGTCGCCCGCGACCGCCGAGCCGGAACACGCGGCGCCGCCGGAAACCGCGTTCGAGGCGCCCGCCGCGGCGTTCGAAACGCCGCTCGAGGTGTCGCCCGAGGCGCCGGAATCCGGGTTCGAAGCGCCGTCGGCGTCCGCCTTCGAACCGTCGCTCGAACCGTCGCTCGAAGCGCCCGCGGCCGCGTTCGAAACGCCGCTCGAAGCCGCTTTCGAGGCGCCGGGCGCGGAGGCCGAGGTCCCGTCCGCTTCGGCGCCGGAGACGCCGGCCGAGACGCCCGTCGCCGAAGGCGAGCGGTTCGAGGCGCCGGTCGGCGGCGAGACGGAACGCCAGTACACGACCGCCGAACTCGAGGCGCTGCTGAAGCTCGAAGGCGAAGAGGCCGGCGCCTCGACCGCGGCGGCGCCGGAAGCCGCGCCCGCCGAAGCGGCCGCCGCGCCCTCCTTCGAACTCGACGAGTCGGGCGCGCTCGAAGCGCCGGCGACGCCGGCCTTCGCGCCCGCCGCCGTGCCCGCGCCGCCGGGGGAGGAAGCCCCTCTGCCTCCGCCGCTGCGCGAGGAGCCGTTGCCGCCGGAGGCGGGGTTCGAGCGTCCGCCGGCGCTGCGCGAAGAGGATTTCTACGAGCGGGACCTCTCCCCGGAATTCGAGGTCCCGCCGCCGGTCGCCGCGCCGGAATGCGAGGAAGAG
It includes:
- the rfaE1 gene encoding D-glycero-beta-D-manno-heptose-7-phosphate kinase; the encoded protein is MSGDAMDERVVARFAGKKVLVVGDVILDRYVKGSVDRISPEAPVPVVRIRGEEHRPGGAANVAANLAALGAAARLVSVVGEDAGAARLASLARSLGIDDAGLLASPGRPTTVKTRVVAHHQQVVRLDQEDDRPIGEAAAARALGAALAGLDGADALIVSDYAKGLLVPELLAPLLETARAKGVPVVVDPKARDFSIYQPATVLTPNLLEASRAAGRDARGDGDVSLIAEELLAALRIDALLVTLGEAGMLLLPRSAPAVRIPAQAREVYDVTGAGDTVVAVLGAGLAAGLPLEDAARWANAAAAVAVGRLGTAAVSAAELAAFGRGI
- a CDS encoding Trm112 family protein, whose translation is MPVEPWFLELLACPVCRGKLVEAADEDGLVCAACRVLYPIVDEVPQLLPESGRPLDGADDRRP